One Vicia villosa cultivar HV-30 ecotype Madison, WI linkage group LG5, Vvil1.0, whole genome shotgun sequence genomic window, CATCCCTTTTATGAGTGTGTTTTCTCAATCCTAGGTCTTCGACTGCTCTTAAATGGTTTCGAAATGAAGGTTCTTAAACAATTGATGGTTGCCCCGTCGCAGCTTCATCCTGCGAGTTAGATGTATGTAAAAAATTTCCAATATTGGTGAGAATATTTGAATGGGAGACCTTTTTGGAACCTTTTTGGAACCCTTTCTTTCATCTCTTCAAAGTCCAACGTGGAACTGTGATCTTAGGCACGAGATCATTGTTTAGTTTTCTTTGTGCCGACCGTTTATGGCTTCGGGGCTTTTTCATATAACTTGTAGTATTTTGAAGGCTGATTCTTCCTAGTTACCCTATCCGCCCGAGGCTCATACAACAATATGCATAGTCAGAGATGGAGCAGAGGCTAAATGTGTCTACATAGGGTCAAAGAACGATACTAAtgtgttgaatcaatcaaatatCTTGAACGATGCTCAACGACTACTACAACAAATAACGTTTTTAACCTCGGATGCGAAATGCTTTTTACCTCGGTCAAGGCATCGAGGTAACAAAGAGAGTCATGAAAAGTTTCCACTTAACACATCAATGATTAAAAAATCGAGGGTATAGTTATAtgcacatgggttcgaaccccaatAGTTGCACTTTTAGTATTTACAAAACTAGTGCATCTTTTATGTCGGTTTAATAAAAAATCGAGGGGTgtgattataattatttattttagttatttaaaaTCTATTACTTATCTAGAATATTATATTGTTTACCcacaatattacattgtttacacagaatatttaaattaaaataaaagtaagattCCATAGAGttcaagataaaaatcaaattccctaGGGTCTAgacaaaaatcaaattttctctagATTTAGACTTTAGATCTTCTAACTATTGAATCTAAGGGAAGATCTTCTGCTTCTGATGGAAAAAAAGGTAAAATAATTAATATCAAATATCAAATCATTTTTGGTtggaataaatatttaagaagatAAACCTTGAACCCATAAAATATTCTGCTTTTGCAATCCATCTAAGAGAATTTTtccaagtgtccttaggtttcgAGCGCTTCATATCTTTCATTTAGATTAGATTTTTAATATTCAACATTGTTTTATAATGGATATTCCTtatgtttcacgcggatcactaatggaaGCATCTTGAGCATTTATAAATTATCTTCATTGAATTTTTATAACTTATTATTTATTGTGTTATgtaatatattttgatatattctttatctgctttatttttaaaataatctattgtctttttaatatatttaaattattatgttttaatagtttatttttatatattagtgtaaaatataaatttaatatattatgtGGTTCGGataatcaaatttaattttttttagaaattggcaATGGGCAGAGTATTATAGTATTCATCTCCATATCTGTTGTTTGAAAAAATTCTCGTACTCAAGCACATACCCGTGTGGGCACCAATATTAATACCTGTATCCAGGCCCGGTCTTGGGACAGGGCAACCAAACCCGCGGCTCAGGACCTCAAAAGTCCGGGAGCCTTAAAATCGGGTGAAGaggtaaaaaatataataaatattaataataaataaagtttTCGCTAATCATATAACAGCCGAGCGGTAAAAGTCATGGACCTAGAAGGTGTAGGTTTTGACTTCAAGTCTACTAAAGTAGTTTAGCAACAGCAACGTGATAAATGGTAATGCTTGATGCGGAGAGATTTTGATTTCAATTCTACTAGAAGTAgtttttacaatttttatttttactttacttTATGAACCACAATAGCAAGAGCAACGTGATAAATGGTAATGCATGATGTGGAGAGAATTAGTTGTGGGTTTGAAACCAATTTCTCTCTCCatctttattttgatcaataatttttttctctatctttgattatcataatttttttatctatATATATTATAAGTTTGCCTTAAATAATTTCTCTCTCCATTTTAGTattaatataactaaaaatatCATAATACATTTTCATGGACCttttcaatttttgaaaaataaaatttgaataatgtatataaaatatatttaaaaaatccatcatataataaatttatttattattaaatttatataataaaatataatatattattatttatgtttagttttattacttttattttattttataaaaaaaattattattaaattttattttatataataaattaaaatataaaaaatttaatatttgtcCAGGACCTCTAAAATGTCGGGACCGGCCCTGCCTGTATCCTATAAATACCTCAATACATGTACTCGTGCCCAGCTACCCGTGTTAGTAGTAAAATAAAGTCGATTAATTatcaaatattatataatttttaagtttttaacaatattaaaaataaattatggatgttattgttgagttaataaATGAATAAGCACTTTTATTAAAAAAGTGTAATAGTTTAATTgcgatattttttttaaattaataaacatgcaatttttatataataatataaataatgtaATATAAATATGTAGTGCGGATATATTGCGGGATGCGTAATAAGATACACGTGTTCACATCCATACCTGTTATTTTAATAGATAATTATCCGGGCTGAAGTGTGAAGCTTACCTAAACCATATTGTGATTGTTTCCCAAATCATACGTCagttttattcatatttatattttttttgttactaataaaaacctaacaagagaacaatttttttttactgtTTTACTGCTTAGTTTAAGTACtgttcttcttgttcttcttccatCCCAAAGCTTGTTTGCTCTTCCCCATAGCTTTCGCAAGAATTTCATTTCCACCGTTGGATCTCTTGCCTTGTTCAGGTACTTTTACTTTTACCTCCAACTCTTCAACAAAATTCTCCAATGAAGCACCACATTCTAGAAACTTCTTATACATATTCCGGTAAGCAATTTGTAGCGACGCCTGAAAAGACTCCGTAACTTTAACAACCGCCATGTTATCGTAACCGTAATGTCCAGCTCTCACGCGCCCATTCGCGTACTCTTTACACGCGTCTAGAATAGCATGGCCTCGTTCGCGAAAGTGTTCTATAACGAACTCCTCGAAGTTCTTAGGTGGTTTCTGAATAAGGCAAACCGAGGAGTAGCACGTGAGAACAAAAACGGATGCATTGTAAGCACGTGCCTTGGATTCCATAAGAGAATAATCTGAAAGACTGTAGGTAGGATTGTTAAAGAGTGGCTTCTCATTAAGAACAATTGCTTGAATAGAAAGTAAAACTGTAAGTATAGTTATAGCTGGGGTCCAGCTCATGAGTTTATCTGCCTTCCATGTGTTGGGAAGGCCTAAACAGACAGTCCCAGAAGGGTAGAGATTCGGGTTGAGTTGGTACCCGAATGAGATGTAATGGATCTTTGGTGGTTTGAATGGGTAATCTGTAGGGAATGCGATGTCAAAGAAGAAGAGACCGTCTTGGTAAGGTGTACCGGGGGAGCCGACGATGGCGGCGCGGAGTAAATCGATGCGGTGTTCGTAGACTTGAACGTGGATGGAATCTGGGAGGTCTTTTGCAAGGAGTTTCCATTCATTCATGATTCTTCTGCATGCAAAGCTatttgaagctgtgaagcagttTTTGTGGAATTTGTGGTGGCGGAATCGGTGATCTGAATCGTCTGAAACCAAGTCGAATGTGCTCTTCTTTTCCATCATTTTCCCCTCTCGTTTCGTTAGGAATTATTAGTGGTATAATTGTTTGTAGTGTGTTAATATTTGTTGCGATTTTTTGTTTATGTTACTCTAGTTTTATATCTAGAGACCTATtaaaattcttaggtggacacgaatgtaagaatttgttttacacacaaccaatcacataattttaattaattaaaaaataaattaagatttTTCTCTCATTTATAATCTCAaacaccccatgaatccaattaaaaacaaaattaaaataaaaataaattaaaaattacaaacttcttattggttgtgcctaaaaatATAGATTTATGACCGTGTCCATGCAAGAGTCATAGAAGTGAAATAAGAATTGTGCTATAAAAACACAGATCTAAACACAACTACCGTACACGCTAGACCATCACAATTGGTATTTTATCAAATAGTGCCTATTAATTTATGAGAAAATAGTGCCTATTAATGAACGTccattttaggtttttttaaaatactttttacaTGTACCGaagaaattaataaaattgttgTCCTTTTAACTATGTTAATCATTTTCGAAAATTGATGCCcttttaaatatgaattttaaaacTCAATTGTTAGTTAAGTTCACTATAATGTGTGTGAGATTTAGTGATTAGTGATGAAGGCAAAGGTTTTGAAAGTAAGTTTTTTTATGAGGTCTTATATTCGAATCTTGTTTGatgtaaattatttataaaaaaagtttacTATAATATTCCTCTAAGAAGGTGTTTGATAAAAATAACTTATAGTTGATGTGTGGTAACTGATAAATTAATTTAAGTGTTTGATAAATTAGTGGTTACACTAATTAATAActttaaaatgatataaaataatatttttaattaagaaattgataattttattatcttattatattattgttttggATTGGGTCTGCGGTTGGTCCACCGTTGGGCAGGGCCCAGTCCAACGCTACTCTAAGGAAGGCCCAACGAAGTGGCCCAAACTGTCATAACTGTTGGGGAGCTTCTCACCCACGTGCCCTCCGAAAGAATCGGTCTTCTCGCGTCTAAAAATTGCGGGGCAGTTGACCCAGGACGAAGATCACGCGCTGATCCCCCTACCACGTAGGATCCTGGCAATCTGCTATTATGGACTGGAAAATCCAGCCCACAATAGAGACCTTGACCCAACGTTGGGGGCACAATAAATACCCTCTTCACAAAAGGGTCAGGTAATCTAATCTCACTCTAACTTTGTACTTGCGTTTTCTCTTTACTCAAAACCTTACTTTGACATCGGAGTGTCTTGCAGGTACACCCTCCCTTTATCTTTGATCACAAAAGCTCAAGTGTTACAGGCCACAGAAGACCATTTTGATCTCGATAATTAGATCAGTGGCGCTGTTTGTGGAAATCCTTTGCTCTCCCGTTTTTTTCTaaagaaaaccaaataaaattcaACCCCAAAACCACCAATCGTCAAGGCTAGCCAACACGATGATAACGTCAATACCTTCGCTGCCACCGGCGACCTCAACAATAATGGTATAGTCGGTCACAAATAGGTGATCCCAAGGACGAGCAAACTGCCTCCTCATCTTCCGATGACGCGGTCCACAACGCCGCCCAGCAGCATGAACCCCTTGACACCTATCAGGAGATCCTCATGCCGCCTAATGCTTACCCTACCACGGTGGCCTTGCTCGCGGCGATCAATCAAACTAACTTCCTCATTTTCCAGCAAAACGAACAAATTGCATTGTTGGAGAAGGATCGTCGATCACTCACCCCTCCTAGGAAGCACCAAAGATCCTGGTCTTTTACTCCATCCCCGCGACGCCGAGACAACCGTCCACATTCTCCCCCGCGGAGGCTCCAACCGGACGGGTCTCAGAGCCTCTCGCCATAACCAGTTGGTCGTCGCCCTCGGCTAGAGAGGCAGCATCCTGTGATTACCAAGAAGCGCGGGCGCACTCCTCCGCGAAATGAGCGACGCTCTCTTGTTCTTAAGAAAAATAAAGTTCCCGACAAGCCGAAGGGCCGACTAAGAAGCTCACCACGCCACAACAGAAGTGACGATAGAGAAAAAtacaagaaaggggggtttgaattgatTTTTCTACAAAACTTTTCTTCTTTAGAAAAATTATTCACAATAgttaatgaaatatttaaaaGGGAGAAAAAAAAGAACACTTTCGCTTATCCAGGTTCACCTTAGAAAAGGCTAATTCTGTctacccgccaaggtgatttcgccttagaaaatgacttaatccactaatcttaaaagattacaaacaacctctaaaagtctagaaagacaccttagccctctcaagtatacagactaacaaccaagtcacttgaggaatacaaatctcaacaaatTTACAAATGGTAATGTTTACAAGATATTACTTCTAAAAATCAGATTGAAACATGAACAGTTTATCACAAATGTTAACACAATCTAATGAGCAACAATTCTTGTGTTATAGAGATTCTTAGAAACTAGAGTTCTTACAATGGAGTGTTTAGTACAGTTTCTTTAagatctttctttctctttttctctttgaagtttATTTGTTGAGTTTGAAAATATAGCTTTCCTTGATGTTAATTGGCGGTGTCTTCAAATGAGAGTGTCTCTTATATATAGTCCCATGgaaaagatgaccgttgagagagGACAAGACGTAGCTTTCCTTGATGCGACAGATCTAAAAATTTGTGGGGAACAAAGAGCACACACAGGTATCGTATAATACGTCCTGCAATAATGGAAAAGGTGATGTACTGTTGTACCATATTGCTTTTATTGCaagtttctgatcattcttcttttGAGATTTATTTCTTATCTGAAGTGGAGAGAGTAGTGAAGAGAACATGTAACGTAGATGTTCCAAGAGAAAATATTCTGTAGAGCCAGAAAGAAGCCTTCAGAGTTGTAAGCTGCAACCTATCTGAACGACACATTCTGATATCTGATCTGGAAGCAAGAAGCATATTGATTTGAATTATGATCTTGAATAATAGCTTAGCTTCAGAACATTTGTAAATCCTTTTTCTAATGAGTCATTTAACATTCTTCAGGACTGCTGATGTCGCTTCGGAATTGAGATGAATAGTTCTTCTAATGTGTGATGACACTGATCTTGATGATTTTttggacaacaatcctaatcaaccaaaatagtgaatctgcacacttaagaaactattagagtacaaaattattacataacaaatatatgtattgttatcaccAAAACTTAAAGAATgaatgcagaaccaaatcttgttttaACAAGAAATCATCGGTTCGACTCCTCCCCTTGCCGCTCGTAAGTTCGGAGCGACGAAGATGACCCCCGCGATTCTCTATCGTGAACGATAATGGAGACTCCCCCCCCGAATGGAAAAATTGTTGTCTCTGGCGACATACTATGGAAAGACAGACGTTTGAAGTATACTGCATTAAATGCATGGTTCCTTATGAAACTGAAACAATCCTCATTCATGCGTCTCATTGTAACCAGTGGGTGATCGGTATCCAAGGTTGTAATATCAAGCCCCCGCCTACTTATGCCACTGTACGGGCTTGGGGCAATTGTCCTGGGGCAACTAGAAAGACTTTGGATGCTTAAGCTGACCATATCGACATCGGTCTACAATATGAGAAAGGTTCCACTTCTTTTAAAACCTTCCTAATTAGCAAATTTGACTACCTTTATGATCCCAAGAGATCTCAACCGTAAAGCACATTCAACAACTATCCACAAAAAACAGTGAGCAAATAGGTAGTTTGTTATTGTTCTCTCTTTCACacacacaatatatatatatattctgagtaagttattataatttacTCCACATCTCCACCATTATGATATTTAATAATTACATTTTTTATGACTAGTGTTAATTTATGTGAAACatttttaaacattattttagaaCAGTAGTATTTCGTAATTTAATTCTGGTGAAAAATCTTAAATTTAACATCAATACACGagctttattaattttataaagaattgAGGTCAATATAGTGACAAAACATTCCTATCAAAGTTATTTTAAAGTGTGACTCGTTGAAGAAGATAAAACAAAGATAGAATTGTAATTTTGTTACAAAAATGAGTCCCTTAAGTACGGATATTATTTCTTTGGCAAATTAAAGCAAAATTTCTTAAAAT contains:
- the LOC131607660 gene encoding putative ubiquitin-conjugating enzyme E2 38, whose protein sequence is MMEKKSTFDLVSDDSDHRFRHHKFHKNCFTASNSFACRRIMNEWKLLAKDLPDSIHVQVYEHRIDLLRAAIVGSPGTPYQDGLFFFDIAFPTDYPFKPPKIHYISFGYQLNPNLYPSGTVCLGLPNTWKADKLMSWTPAITILTVLLSIQAIVLNEKPLFNNPTYSLSDYSLMESKARAYNASVFVLTCYSSVCLIQKPPKNFEEFVIEHFRERGHAILDACKEYANGRVRAGHYGYDNMAVVKVTESFQASLQIAYRNMYKKFLECGASLENFVEELEVKVKVPEQGKRSNGGNEILAKAMGKSKQALGWKKNKKNST